The Haloplanus salinarum genome includes a region encoding these proteins:
- a CDS encoding ring-cleaving dioxygenase translates to MPGDIPGIHHVTAVGSDPARNARFYTETLGLRLVKRSVNQDDTSVYHLFYGDHGGSPGTSMTVFPYPNARPGRVGNGQASAVAFLIPGDAVDYWVDRLGAEGVDADEPRERFGDVVIPFRDPDGLPLELVARADAPAGDPPEGPVPADHAIRGFFGVTLSLSDADRTATLLETMGFEAAGDEGDRRRYVADGDLGYVVDVVEDPDARSGRPGAGTVHHVAFQVTQATQPEWRQVLMDHGLRPTEIIDRKWFESVYTRTTGGVLFEYATEEPGYTVDEDLEHLGERLVLPEWLEGRRDEIEASLPPLELDELA, encoded by the coding sequence ATGCCAGGCGACATCCCGGGAATCCACCACGTCACCGCCGTCGGGAGCGACCCCGCTCGGAACGCACGGTTCTACACCGAAACCCTCGGTCTCCGCCTCGTCAAGCGGAGCGTGAACCAGGACGACACGTCGGTGTACCACCTGTTCTACGGCGACCACGGCGGCTCCCCGGGGACCAGCATGACCGTCTTCCCGTACCCGAACGCGCGGCCCGGGCGGGTGGGCAACGGACAGGCGAGCGCCGTCGCGTTCCTGATCCCGGGCGACGCCGTCGACTACTGGGTCGACCGACTCGGCGCCGAAGGCGTCGACGCCGACGAACCGCGGGAACGGTTCGGCGACGTCGTGATCCCGTTTCGCGACCCCGACGGTCTGCCGCTGGAACTGGTGGCGCGGGCCGACGCCCCGGCGGGGGACCCTCCCGAGGGACCGGTACCCGCCGACCACGCGATCCGGGGTTTTTTCGGCGTCACCCTCTCGCTTTCCGACGCCGACCGGACGGCGACGCTGCTGGAGACGATGGGCTTCGAGGCGGCCGGCGACGAGGGCGACCGGCGGCGCTACGTGGCCGACGGCGACCTCGGCTACGTCGTCGACGTCGTCGAGGATCCGGACGCGCGGAGCGGCCGGCCCGGCGCGGGGACGGTCCACCACGTCGCCTTCCAGGTGACCCAGGCGACCCAGCCGGAGTGGCGGCAGGTCCTCATGGACCACGGGCTGCGGCCGACGGAGATCATCGACCGCAAGTGGTTCGAGTCGGTCTACACGCGGACGACCGGCGGCGTCCTCTTCGAGTACGCGACGGAGGAACCGGGATACACGGTCGACGAGGACCTCGAACACCTGGGGGAGCGTCTCGTGTTGCCCGAGTGGCTGGAGGGGCGCCGCGACGAAATCGAAGCGTCGCTGCCGCCGCTGGAACTGGACGAACTCGCGTAA
- the tmcA gene encoding tRNA(Met) cytidine acetyltransferase TmcA, giving the protein MDLASVVAPLRAEAERANERRLLTLSGDRTAGLDAAAAAVATLGDDADVTVVTAREGVSWAERLDPAHASRLLGTTRDAVVLDAHAGVSANVLGRVVGAVDGGGLLVLVTPPLDDWPGRRDDADERLAVPPFTVSDVTGRFRRRLVDLLYAHPGVAVVDVDAGRVERDGLTDPPPARPRSTPTTPTDAAFPDAAYRACLTADQAEALAALERLRDPDAAVVVEADRGRGKSATAGLAAGCLAAEGRDVLVTAPAYRNAAEVFDRAAALFDALDVAVERDDDGRRLSTASGRVRFRDPAAVVDSLGVGAEGDAPDALIVDEAAALPVRRLEAFLDGPAVAFVTTVHGYEGAGRGFDVRFRDRLAASDRAVTDVRLDDPIRYAAGDPVEVWAFRALLLDARPAVDQVVAGATPADATYRALDPETLLADEHRLREAFGLLVLAHYRTEPDDLARLLDAPNLTCRALLVDGHVAAVALLAREGGLPASRREAMYEGARVRGNMIPDVLTSQLRDLEAGQPVGYRVLRIATHHALRSAGFGTRLLSACHDEFDDEVDWFGVGYGATPRLVRFWERNGYRTIHCSTTRNAASGEHSAVMLRPTGPDGEALHDRHARRFSRRMRDGLGDALRSLDPDVARAVLRATDAAPAPDLSPHEWRVVAAAAFGPGLYDAAPGAFADLALAHLTDPDVDLSPRAERLLVRKPLQGWSWERVAADLDYVSTRECMRALGAAYRPLVERYGTDVARAERRRYE; this is encoded by the coding sequence ATGGATCTCGCGAGCGTCGTCGCTCCCCTCCGGGCCGAGGCCGAGCGGGCGAACGAGCGCCGACTGCTCACCCTGTCCGGCGACCGGACGGCCGGGCTCGACGCCGCGGCCGCGGCCGTCGCCACGCTCGGCGACGACGCCGACGTGACCGTCGTCACCGCCCGCGAGGGCGTGAGCTGGGCGGAGCGACTCGACCCGGCACACGCGTCGCGGCTCCTCGGCACCACGCGCGATGCCGTCGTCCTCGACGCCCACGCGGGCGTCTCGGCGAACGTCCTCGGGCGGGTCGTCGGGGCCGTCGACGGCGGCGGCCTCCTCGTCCTCGTCACGCCGCCGCTCGACGACTGGCCGGGTCGCCGCGACGACGCCGACGAGCGCCTCGCCGTACCGCCGTTCACCGTCTCGGACGTGACGGGCCGCTTCCGGCGCCGACTGGTCGACCTACTCTACGCCCACCCCGGCGTCGCCGTCGTCGACGTGGACGCCGGCCGGGTCGAGCGCGACGGACTGACCGATCCGCCGCCGGCGCGGCCCCGGTCGACGCCGACTACCCCCACCGACGCCGCCTTCCCCGACGCCGCCTACCGGGCGTGTCTCACGGCCGACCAGGCCGAGGCCCTGGCGGCGCTCGAACGCCTCCGGGACCCCGACGCCGCCGTCGTCGTCGAGGCCGACCGGGGGCGGGGGAAGTCCGCGACGGCCGGCCTCGCCGCCGGCTGTCTGGCCGCCGAGGGCCGGGACGTCCTCGTCACCGCGCCCGCCTACCGCAACGCAGCCGAGGTGTTCGACCGCGCGGCGGCGCTTTTCGACGCCCTCGACGTCGCGGTCGAACGCGACGACGACGGCCGCCGCCTCTCGACCGCATCCGGGCGGGTCCGGTTTCGCGACCCTGCGGCGGTCGTCGACTCCCTCGGCGTCGGTGCCGAGGGCGACGCCCCCGACGCTCTGATCGTCGACGAGGCCGCCGCCCTGCCGGTTCGACGCCTCGAAGCCTTCCTCGACGGCCCCGCCGTCGCCTTCGTCACCACCGTCCACGGCTACGAGGGGGCCGGCCGCGGCTTCGACGTGCGGTTTCGCGACCGGCTCGCGGCGAGCGACCGCGCCGTGACCGACGTCCGCCTCGACGACCCGATCCGGTACGCTGCCGGCGACCCCGTCGAGGTGTGGGCCTTCCGTGCGCTCCTCCTCGACGCCCGGCCGGCCGTGGACCAGGTCGTCGCGGGGGCGACGCCCGCCGACGCCACCTACCGAGCGCTCGACCCCGAGACGCTGCTCGCGGACGAGCACCGTCTCCGGGAGGCCTTCGGGCTCCTCGTGCTCGCCCACTACCGGACGGAGCCCGACGACCTGGCCCGCCTGCTCGACGCCCCCAACCTCACCTGCCGGGCGCTGCTGGTCGACGGTCACGTCGCCGCCGTCGCCCTGCTGGCCCGGGAGGGCGGCCTCCCCGCGTCGCGCCGCGAGGCGATGTACGAGGGCGCGCGGGTGCGAGGGAACATGATCCCGGACGTGTTGACGAGCCAGCTCCGCGACCTTGAGGCGGGGCAGCCGGTCGGCTACCGCGTGTTGCGGATCGCCACCCACCACGCGCTCCGCTCGGCGGGGTTCGGCACGCGGCTCCTGTCTGCCTGTCACGACGAGTTCGACGACGAGGTGGACTGGTTCGGCGTCGGCTACGGGGCGACGCCGCGGCTGGTCCGCTTCTGGGAGCGGAACGGCTACCGGACGATCCACTGCTCGACGACGCGCAACGCCGCCAGCGGCGAACACTCGGCGGTCATGCTGCGACCGACCGGTCCGGACGGGGAGGCGCTCCACGACCGCCACGCACGGCGGTTCTCCCGGCGGATGCGCGACGGGCTGGGGGATGCGCTCCGTTCCCTCGACCCCGACGTGGCGCGTGCAGTCCTGCGGGCCACCGACGCCGCCCCGGCGCCCGACCTCTCGCCCCACGAGTGGCGGGTCGTCGCCGCCGCGGCCTTCGGGCCGGGGCTGTACGACGCCGCGCCCGGTGCCTTCGCGGACCTGGCGCTCGCGCACCTGACGGACCCGGACGTCGACCTGTCCCCCCGGGCCGAGCGGTTGCTGGTGCGCAAACCCCTGCAGGGGTGGTCGTGGGAGCGGGTCGCGGCCGACCTCGACTACGTCTCCACCCGGGAGTGCATGCGGGCGCTCGGGGCGGCGTACCGGCCGCTGGTCGAACGGTACGGGACGGACGTCGCGCGGGCGGAGCGGCGGCGTTACGAGTGA
- a CDS encoding GNAT family N-acetyltransferase gives MELTEQLNFDHEDRRDIYDYVEAHGEVRADRARRALNLDPEAFGHHVTILRRDGYIRREGETLRVAYREEDVEEHDAADLTYTIRAAQQRDLSGLIGVIRSVAEEGTYIEAETVADLLDHEEVILRHNEVRSRMVFVACVDEDVVGWVHLDLPETAKLAHTAVLTVGLLPTYRDHGIGSALLDRGIRWACEHDFEKLYNSVPATNEAAIEFLEAHGWETEAVREDHYRIGDEYVDEVMLASFLDCA, from the coding sequence ATGGAACTGACCGAGCAACTGAACTTCGACCACGAGGACCGCCGGGACATCTACGACTACGTCGAGGCACACGGGGAGGTCCGGGCGGACCGGGCACGCCGGGCGCTGAACCTCGATCCGGAGGCCTTCGGTCACCACGTCACCATCCTGCGCCGCGACGGGTACATCCGCCGCGAGGGCGAGACGCTGCGGGTGGCCTACCGGGAGGAGGACGTGGAGGAACACGACGCGGCGGACCTCACCTACACCATCCGGGCGGCCCAGCAGCGGGACCTCTCGGGGTTGATCGGCGTGATCCGGTCGGTGGCCGAGGAGGGGACCTACATCGAAGCGGAGACGGTTGCGGATCTGCTCGACCACGAGGAGGTTATCCTCCGGCACAACGAGGTGCGGTCGCGGATGGTGTTCGTCGCCTGCGTCGACGAGGACGTCGTCGGGTGGGTCCACCTCGACCTGCCCGAGACGGCGAAGTTGGCCCACACCGCGGTGTTGACGGTCGGGCTCCTGCCGACCTACCGCGACCACGGCATCGGGAGCGCGCTGCTCGACCGGGGGATCCGGTGGGCGTGCGAACACGACTTCGAGAAACTGTACAACAGCGTCCCCGCGACCAACGAGGCCGCCATCGAGTTCCTCGAGGCCCACGGCTGGGAGACCGAGGCGGTCCGGGAGGACCACTACCGGATCGGCGACGAGTACGTCGACGAGGTGATGCTGGCGTCGTTCCTCGACTGCGCGTGA
- a CDS encoding PQQ-binding-like beta-propeller repeat protein has protein sequence MNRRAFLSTTVVGASVLSGCLSMLPSSDPDTPLPDAPTGAWTQYGADGANTHATNASGPPRGNLAWTSEAFTRWQPAVADGTVYTTNFDPSHDGSAIALDARDGTERWRTTLDASGDNGTVVVGDRCIVAYDTDLVALDTRTGERVWTESTNGFERLAADEATGTVLVTSDIGIEAFGAANGEKRWETHTVGRLTHAPAVYDGRVFAVGYVDGAPSLVAVSLADGSDHWRRELASAPESAAPVATGNGVFVSDDRTLVVHDGETGDRVRELRSFGDPDPVAPRTVAVDDGTVFLTGSFGAAAIDGETGAKRWRRDTSVSKPGICVGQETVAFPVGDPEFAPGKETIGAFDRDSGELAWHYAFDPGFHHQVTSPPVLVDGAVFFTATHIDGLGAIGDVPARDRR, from the coding sequence ATGAACCGACGGGCGTTCCTGTCGACGACGGTCGTCGGTGCGAGCGTGCTCTCGGGCTGTCTCTCGATGCTCCCGTCCTCGGACCCGGATACGCCCCTGCCGGACGCGCCCACCGGAGCGTGGACACAGTACGGCGCCGACGGGGCGAACACGCACGCGACGAACGCATCCGGACCACCGAGGGGGAACCTGGCGTGGACGTCGGAGGCTTTCACGCGCTGGCAGCCCGCGGTCGCCGACGGGACGGTGTACACGACGAACTTCGATCCCAGCCACGACGGGAGCGCCATCGCACTCGACGCACGGGACGGCACCGAACGGTGGCGAACCACCCTCGACGCCAGCGGGGACAACGGGACCGTCGTCGTCGGCGATCGCTGTATCGTGGCGTACGACACGGACCTCGTCGCGCTCGATACCCGGACGGGCGAGCGGGTCTGGACGGAATCGACGAACGGGTTCGAACGGCTCGCCGCCGACGAAGCCACCGGGACCGTCCTGGTCACGTCCGATATCGGTATCGAAGCGTTCGGGGCCGCGAACGGGGAGAAACGGTGGGAAACCCACACGGTAGGCCGTCTCACCCACGCGCCCGCAGTCTACGACGGGCGTGTGTTCGCCGTCGGGTACGTCGACGGAGCGCCGTCGCTCGTCGCCGTCTCGCTGGCGGACGGCTCGGACCACTGGCGGCGCGAACTCGCGTCCGCACCCGAGTCCGCCGCGCCGGTCGCGACCGGGAATGGGGTGTTCGTCTCCGACGACCGAACGCTCGTCGTCCACGACGGGGAGACCGGCGACCGGGTGCGCGAACTCCGTTCGTTCGGTGATCCCGACCCCGTGGCCCCCCGGACGGTCGCCGTCGACGACGGGACCGTCTTCCTCACCGGTTCGTTCGGCGCCGCCGCGATCGACGGCGAAACCGGAGCAAAACGGTGGCGCCGCGACACGTCGGTGTCCAAGCCGGGGATCTGCGTCGGGCAGGAAACGGTCGCGTTCCCGGTCGGCGACCCCGAATTCGCCCCCGGGAAGGAGACGATCGGCGCGTTCGATCGCGACTCGGGAGAGTTGGCTTGGCACTACGCGTTCGATCCCGGATTCCACCACCAGGTGACGTCACCGCCGGTCCTGGTCGACGGGGCCGTGTTCTTCACGGCCACCCACATCGACGGTCTCGGGGCCATCGGCGACGTGCCCGCACGGGATCGACGATAG
- a CDS encoding DMT family transporter, with translation MNPYVVLGTAILAEVIGTTALKLSQGFSRPLPSLGVLLGYGVAFYCLSLALEDLPVGVVYGTWAAIGIVAIAAIGVVAFDESVDVAGIVGLGLIVVGVYCLNVVSGMSAH, from the coding sequence ATGAACCCGTACGTGGTGCTCGGAACGGCCATTCTCGCCGAGGTGATCGGGACGACGGCGCTCAAACTCTCACAGGGCTTCTCACGCCCGCTGCCGAGCCTTGGCGTCCTCCTCGGGTACGGCGTCGCGTTTTACTGTCTCTCGCTTGCGCTGGAGGATCTGCCGGTCGGTGTCGTCTACGGAACGTGGGCCGCCATCGGCATCGTCGCCATCGCGGCCATCGGCGTCGTCGCCTTCGACGAATCGGTCGACGTCGCAGGGATCGTCGGTCTCGGTCTCATCGTCGTCGGCGTGTACTGTCTCAACGTCGTCTCCGGGATGTCGGCTCACTAG